The nucleotide sequence TGGGTACATTTCCCTCGATATCAGCATCAACAGCTCCGCCTGCCCGAATCCTTTCCTGCCTATGCAGAAAACCTTCCTGAAGACTACGCGATGGAGGTGCTCCGCCAAGGCGTGGCACAATTTAATCCGCCTTGGGACGTGCCTTACTTGCGCCTCGCCGCCTTGGAGCAGCGCCGTGGAAATGATCAGAAAGCCGCCTTTTTAACAGCCCGTGCGCGCTGGTATAGCCTCCTATCCGATACGCCTGTCGATCGTGAAGCCTTATCTATTTTAACCCGTGAGCAAGCCGACGCCTACATAGACATGTCCCGTTTTTGTGGTCAAGGGATCCCTGTTGCCGCCGCTTCTTTTTGTAAGGCTTTGGATCTTTCCGGTCTCAGCGATTCTTGGTCTGTAGCCCGGCAGATTGCTTTATTCACATTGAGCGGCAGCGCCGTCGCAGCCGGGACTTGGCAATGCGCCGATGAAGCCTACCGGGGTCTGCCGTTGGTCTGCTATAGCGGGGGTGGACGCGATAAACGGCGGGGCGTGCACATCTTTGTTGGTGATCAAGATTTAACTTCCCGTGAACGGGGCATGCACGTGGTGTTCGTCGACGCAAAGACGGGCACAGCCTTTGAGTCGGACTGTTTCGATCTTTGGGGACACATGAAAGAAGGACTGCGCATGATACAGGTGCTTGAAGGCGCGCCGGAGGGTTGTATTGGTCTTTTTGCTGTATGCGACGAGGCGTCTGTTTTCATGACCAACGCCATGGAATCGGCATTGTTGCAATTCGGCATCGATAAGACACCCATTGCCGGCGGCGAATCCCATATAATCGGGCTCCGTTCTAGTTTCGCCGCCATCGGTATCAAAGGCGCTCCATCCGGAACCGCCTTGCAAAGCCGTTCCCCCGAATATTTCCAGGGCCGACGGGGTCATCCTGTTATTTGTGCCTTGTTCCCGGTGGAGACAACGCCATGAAACCGCCGCTCCTCTACTTACTAGTCGCCTTAGGCAGCTTTATGATTGTCTGGATATTGGTGCCCCTCTTTCGTAAACTCGCTTTGTATTTGGAAGTGGTGGATGCGCCGACTAGTGCGCGGAAAATTCATAGCCGCGCCATTCCTTACTTAGGCGGACTCCCTTTCTTTCTTGCCTTCTTGGCCGTGATCATAGGCTTGGATATTTTTGCGCCCCGTTATGCTGCCCTTGAATTCTATCCCATGGCGCTTGCCGGTTTCTTCATTGTGCTCTTGGGTATTTACGATGACGTTTGCGACCTGTCCAGCAAAATCAAATTGCCTTTGGAATTGCTGCTGTGCGGCGCCTTATATTATTTCGGCTTTGGCAGCACCATTATCATGCGTCCTTTAGGCGGAAGTTTATACATCGGCGGTTTCGCAATCATTATCACTGCCTTATGGATTGCAGGCGTCATGAATGCCGTTAATTTTACCGATGGGCTGGACGGTTTGGCTGCCGGCCTGGTCTGTATCGGTTCTCTCAGCCTCTTTGCCATCGCTTTTCAAGGCAATCGTGTTTTTTCCTGCATCCTCATGGCATTTTTGGCAGGAAGCACCATCGCTTTCTTATGCTACAATATCCACCCCGCCTCAGTGTTTATGGGTGACGCCGGCGCGCTGTTTTTAGGTTTCATTTTCGGTGCATCTACCTTGTTGGAGCAACAAAAAGGGGTGGCGGTCATTGCATTAACTATCCCCATGATCGTGCTCACCATCCCCATTTTGGATACGGTTCTTAGCTTTCTCCGCCGCATCGGCAGGGCTTCGCAAGGAGGTTTTTTCGAACCGGACCGCA is from Candidatus Hydrogenedentota bacterium and encodes:
- a CDS encoding undecaprenyl/decaprenyl-phosphate alpha-N-acetylglucosaminyl 1-phosphate transferase, whose translation is MKPPLLYLLVALGSFMIVWILVPLFRKLALYLEVVDAPTSARKIHSRAIPYLGGLPFFLAFLAVIIGLDIFAPRYAALEFYPMALAGFFIVLLGIYDDVCDLSSKIKLPLELLLCGALYYFGFGSTIIMRPLGGSLYIGGFAIIITALWIAGVMNAVNFTDGLDGLAAGLVCIGSLSLFAIAFQGNRVFSCILMAFLAGSTIAFLCYNIHPASVFMGDAGALFLGFIFGASTLLEQQKGVAVIALTIPMIVLTIPILDTVLSFLRRIGRASQGGFFEPDRNHLHHRLLALGLTQRQAVLALYLLSAFMGVLAFFLSGV